The Allofrancisella frigidaquae genome has a segment encoding these proteins:
- a CDS encoding thiamine diphosphokinase: MSNAILFLDGKIDLSFCQKYIADNQLNLPIFCADGAYLKVKGSYSINKKIEKVIGDFDSYNVIDNDLFLIKDDQYSTDFEKCLDFLLENHFTKVYVFGASEGEMDHFLGNISTAKSYKKKIEIEFIDIYSRYFFISKEFTISGVLGRMFSVMPFGSAVNIYYNGLKYPLNGESLSLGAMMGTRNYAVEDIVKISYSTGDILLFISHGEYKGKIDVL, from the coding sequence ATGTCAAATGCTATTTTATTTTTAGATGGTAAAATTGATTTATCTTTTTGTCAGAAGTATATTGCTGATAATCAACTTAACTTGCCTATATTTTGTGCTGATGGAGCGTATCTTAAAGTTAAAGGTTCTTATAGTATAAATAAAAAAATAGAAAAAGTTATAGGAGATTTTGACTCATACAATGTAATAGATAATGATTTGTTTTTAATCAAGGACGACCAGTATTCTACAGATTTTGAGAAATGTCTAGATTTTTTATTAGAGAATCATTTCACCAAAGTTTACGTTTTTGGTGCTTCAGAGGGAGAAATGGATCATTTTTTAGGTAACATTTCTACAGCTAAAAGTTATAAGAAAAAAATAGAGATTGAATTTATTGATATTTACTCGCGTTACTTTTTTATATCAAAAGAATTTACTATCAGTGGAGTTTTGGGCAGGATGTTTTCAGTTATGCCTTTTGGCTCGGCAGTTAATATATATTATAATGGTTTAAAATATCCTCTTAATGGCGAAAGTTTATCATTAGGCGCAATGATGGGTACAAGAAATTACGCTGTGGAAGATATTGTAAAGATATCTTACTCTACAGGAGATATTTTATTGTTTATATCACATGGGGAATATAAGGGAAAAATAGATGTTTTGTGA
- the pgi gene encoding glucose-6-phosphate isomerase: protein MFCDSLKKNTSENINLKSEFEKDSKRVEKFSLAYEGIYFDYSKNLINKIIFDKLVKLANDSNLKQKIHQMFAGEKINITENRAVLHTALRDLSNNQLIVDDQDVRLEISQEKQRVKLLVEKVVSGEWKGYSGKKITDVVNIGIGGSDLGPKMVVRALTPYHCTGLKVHFVSNVDADSLLQALSCVSPETTLFIIASKSFSTEETLLNSISAREWLLNHYKKTQAVANHFVAISSQLDKVKEFGIDLEHCYKMWDWVGGRYSLWSSIGLPIAFAVGYDNFEKLLAGAYSIDKHFKETDFDKNIPVIMALLASYYSCVYSSQSQALLPYDDRLGFFVDYLQQADMESNGKSVDLTGNTVNYQTGSILWGGVGTNGQHAFHQLLHQGNIFIPVDFIAVAKSYHNYFNHQESLLANCFAQSQALMFGQSYDMVYNELLENGFGEYESKNLAYHQAIPGNRPSTTILLEELSPYNLGALVALYEHKIFVQGVLWDINSYDQWGVELGKKLGKNILKAMRNFNSTEYSQLDESTKNLIQKSKF from the coding sequence ATGTTTTGTGATAGTTTAAAAAAAAATACTAGTGAGAATATTAATTTAAAATCAGAATTTGAGAAAGACTCTAAAAGAGTGGAAAAATTTTCTCTAGCTTATGAAGGGATATATTTTGATTATTCTAAAAACCTCATAAATAAAATTATCTTTGATAAACTAGTAAAGTTGGCGAATGACTCAAATCTTAAGCAAAAGATCCATCAAATGTTTGCTGGCGAAAAAATAAATATTACAGAAAATAGAGCTGTGTTACATACTGCTTTACGTGATTTATCAAATAACCAGCTAATAGTTGATGACCAAGACGTACGTCTAGAAATTTCGCAAGAAAAACAACGTGTTAAATTGCTTGTAGAAAAAGTTGTTTCTGGTGAATGGAAAGGTTACTCTGGTAAAAAAATAACAGACGTTGTTAATATAGGTATTGGTGGTTCAGATCTTGGTCCAAAGATGGTCGTTCGTGCACTTACTCCATATCATTGTACTGGATTAAAGGTACATTTTGTTTCTAATGTTGATGCTGATTCGTTATTACAAGCTTTGAGCTGCGTTAGTCCCGAAACAACTTTATTTATCATAGCTTCAAAATCTTTTTCAACAGAAGAGACTTTATTAAATTCTATTTCAGCTAGAGAGTGGCTTTTAAATCATTATAAAAAAACACAGGCTGTAGCTAATCATTTTGTGGCTATTTCAAGTCAGCTTGATAAGGTTAAAGAGTTTGGTATTGATTTAGAGCATTGCTATAAAATGTGGGATTGGGTAGGTGGTCGCTATTCATTGTGGTCATCTATTGGTTTACCTATAGCATTTGCAGTAGGTTATGATAATTTTGAAAAGCTTTTAGCAGGAGCTTACTCTATAGATAAACATTTTAAAGAAACAGATTTTGATAAAAATATTCCTGTTATTATGGCGCTACTTGCTAGCTACTATTCATGTGTATATAGTAGTCAATCTCAAGCCTTATTGCCTTATGATGATAGACTTGGTTTTTTTGTTGATTACCTTCAGCAAGCAGATATGGAAAGTAATGGTAAGTCTGTTGATTTAACTGGTAACACAGTTAATTATCAAACGGGATCTATACTTTGGGGTGGAGTTGGCACAAATGGTCAACATGCTTTTCACCAACTTTTACATCAAGGTAATATTTTTATTCCAGTTGATTTTATAGCAGTTGCTAAAAGCTATCATAATTACTTTAATCACCAGGAGTCTTTATTGGCAAACTGTTTTGCCCAGTCTCAAGCACTAATGTTTGGACAATCTTATGATATGGTTTATAATGAGCTTTTAGAAAATGGTTTTGGTGAGTATGAGTCAAAGAATTTGGCCTATCATCAGGCAATACCTGGCAATAGACCAAGTACTACAATACTTCTAGAAGAGTTAAGTCCATATAACCTTGGTGCTTTGGTAGCTTTATATGAGCATAAGATATTTGTTCAAGGTGTTTTGTGGGACATTAATAGTTATGACCAATGGGGTGTTGAACTTGGAAAAAAACTTGGAAAAAATATCTTAAAAGCTATGAGAAATTTTAATTCTACAGAGTATTCTCAACTTGACGAATCAACTAAAAATCTAATACAAAAAAGCAAATTTTAA
- a CDS encoding pilus assembly FimT family protein, whose translation MPKQYIKKRGFSLVEVMVVIAIMTILMMAAISSFTFYYKTFAETRLTNLQKMIEFAVIKARVDGKTVVICAANADSFDATGKLDETTFNCANTDSWGDNPIVAFQSSDGTATYVANEDKIIANLPKGNNESLYINLSGNPSYLKISPNGFMATGNGNIVYCDKTNTYRAALILNLVGRVVYTDSPTKKNSNELYECN comes from the coding sequence ATGCCTAAGCAATATATAAAAAAAAGAGGTTTTTCATTAGTAGAGGTTATGGTCGTAATAGCTATTATGACTATACTTATGATGGCTGCTATTAGTTCCTTTACTTTTTATTACAAAACTTTTGCAGAAACAAGGCTTACAAATCTACAGAAGATGATTGAATTTGCTGTTATAAAAGCTAGAGTTGATGGTAAAACTGTGGTTATATGTGCAGCTAACGCTGATAGTTTTGATGCTACAGGAAAGTTAGATGAAACAACCTTTAACTGTGCTAATACTGATAGTTGGGGGGACAACCCTATAGTTGCATTTCAAAGCTCTGATGGTACAGCTACATACGTAGCTAATGAGGATAAGATAATAGCAAATCTACCTAAAGGTAATAATGAATCTCTCTATATCAATTTATCAGGTAATCCCTCTTATTTAAAAATTAGTCCTAATGGTTTTATGGCTACAGGCAATGGAAATATAGTATATTGTGATAAAACTAACACGTATAGGGCAGCGTTGATTTTAAACCTAGTAGGTAGGGTAGTATATACTGATAGTCCGACTAAAAAAAATAGTAATGAATTATATGAATGTAATTAG
- the greA gene encoding transcription elongation factor GreA, with amino-acid sequence MASDRIPMTPTGEAALRAELNQLKKVERPEIIAAIAEAREHGDLKENAEYHAARERQGMIEGRIKDIEAKLANAQVIDVTKLLANGMVVFGCTVTLVNIDTEEEFTYKIVGEDEADIDNQKISIQAPLARALIKKEEGDEVVLETPKGRVTYEIVEVLYQ; translated from the coding sequence ATGGCTAGTGATAGAATACCAATGACACCAACCGGTGAAGCAGCACTTAGAGCAGAGCTTAATCAACTTAAAAAAGTTGAAAGACCAGAGATTATAGCAGCTATAGCTGAAGCACGTGAGCATGGTGATCTAAAAGAAAACGCAGAGTATCATGCAGCTAGAGAGAGACAAGGTATGATTGAGGGTAGGATAAAAGATATTGAGGCAAAGCTGGCAAATGCACAAGTTATAGATGTTACAAAATTACTAGCAAATGGTATGGTAGTATTTGGTTGTACAGTTACTCTTGTGAACATAGATACTGAAGAAGAGTTTACATATAAAATAGTTGGTGAAGATGAAGCTGATATAGATAATCAAAAAATATCAATACAAGCGCCATTAGCACGCGCACTTATCAAAAAAGAAGAAGGGGATGAGGTTGTTTTAGAAACACCGAAAGGAAGAGTTACTTACGAAATTGTCGAAGTCTTGTATCAATAA
- the uvrA gene encoding excinuclease ABC subunit UvrA encodes MKKIIIKGAKTHNLKNIDVEIPRDKLTVITGLSGSGKSSLAFDTLYAEGQRRYVESLSSYARQFLSMMDKPEVEHIEGLSPAISIDQKTTSHNPRSTVGTVTEIYDYLRVFFARVGQPKCPTHDIELKAQTVSQMVDRVLEFDDNDRLMILAPIISEKKGTHHTLLDKIQAQGYIRVRINGEFYNLDEDYPELDRYKKHNIDVVVDRFKPKQDNQQRIAESLETALDLGNGIVKLANMNDESAKDILFSSKHACPLCSFALKELSPRIFSFNSPLGACSSCDGLGVKEFFDEKKIIVDETLSLRVGAISKWNKNNQYYFSQLESLAQHYKFSLDKPFAELPKEIQNIILYGSDEEIIKMTIDSIRGGKQVRQKAFEGVIPHFERRYYESDSDMVKKDLYELMSNLTCKSCGGARINEYARNIFIADKNIADVCQLSTQDLLVWLGNLQFAGQQQVIAESLLKEIKLRVQFLADVGLEYLSLARQADTLSGGEAQRIRLASQIGAGLVGVMYILDEPSIGLHQRDNQRLLDALHNLKNIGNTVIVVEHDEDAIRQADYIIDMGPMAGVHGGQVVATGDYSTIIKSQNSLTADYLSGRKKIAVPEIRVKTDKNRFLEITGATGNNLQGDDLKIPMGVLTCVTGVSGSGKSTLINRTLYPLASRLLNRSTLVPMQYKSHKGFNHLDKVIDIDQSPIGRTPRSNPATYTGVFTPIRELFAATSEARSRGYTAGRFSFNVRGGRCEACQGDGVIKVEMHFLADVYVACDVCEGKRYNRETLAVQYKGKNIYEVLEMTVEEALEFYEAVPTIKTKLEALMSVGLSYIKLGQSATTLSGGEAQRVKLAKELSKRSTGKTLYILDEPTTGLHFYDIHQLLKVIMDLRDKGNTIVVIEHNLDVIKTADWIIDLGPEGGNKGGQIIFEGTPEEIIGCKESYTGKYLKELL; translated from the coding sequence ATGAAAAAAATTATAATTAAGGGCGCAAAAACCCATAATCTAAAAAATATCGACGTTGAAATACCTAGAGATAAGCTAACAGTTATAACTGGCTTAAGTGGTTCTGGTAAATCCTCCCTTGCATTTGATACTTTATATGCTGAAGGACAAAGAAGATACGTCGAATCTTTATCCTCTTACGCAAGGCAGTTTTTATCTATGATGGACAAGCCAGAAGTTGAACACATAGAGGGTTTGTCACCAGCTATTTCCATAGACCAGAAAACAACTTCACATAATCCACGCTCTACGGTAGGAACTGTTACAGAAATCTATGATTATTTGAGAGTTTTTTTTGCTAGAGTGGGCCAACCGAAATGTCCTACTCATGATATTGAGCTTAAAGCTCAAACTGTAAGTCAAATGGTTGATAGGGTTTTAGAATTTGATGATAATGATAGGTTAATGATATTAGCACCAATTATTTCTGAGAAAAAAGGAACTCATCATACACTTTTAGATAAAATACAAGCACAAGGTTATATTAGGGTTAGAATAAATGGCGAGTTTTACAATCTTGATGAAGACTACCCAGAATTAGACCGATACAAAAAACATAACATAGATGTTGTAGTAGACAGATTTAAGCCAAAACAAGATAATCAGCAACGCATTGCCGAATCACTTGAAACAGCCTTAGATTTAGGAAATGGCATAGTCAAGTTGGCTAATATGAATGATGAAAGTGCTAAAGATATACTATTTTCATCAAAGCATGCTTGTCCTTTATGTAGTTTCGCATTAAAAGAGCTTTCCCCAAGAATATTTTCTTTTAATAGCCCGTTAGGAGCTTGTAGCAGCTGTGATGGGTTAGGTGTTAAGGAGTTTTTTGATGAGAAAAAAATTATTGTTGATGAAACTTTGTCTCTGAGAGTTGGAGCTATCTCTAAGTGGAATAAAAATAATCAATACTATTTTTCGCAGCTAGAATCATTAGCTCAGCATTATAAATTTTCATTAGACAAGCCTTTTGCAGAATTGCCTAAAGAAATACAGAATATAATTTTATATGGCTCAGATGAAGAGATAATAAAAATGACGATAGACTCTATTCGTGGAGGTAAGCAAGTACGTCAAAAAGCTTTCGAGGGGGTAATTCCTCATTTTGAACGTAGGTATTATGAGTCAGATTCTGATATGGTCAAAAAAGACCTATATGAGTTGATGAGTAATTTAACTTGTAAATCATGCGGCGGTGCTAGAATCAATGAGTACGCACGTAACATTTTTATAGCTGACAAAAATATAGCAGATGTTTGCCAGTTATCTACTCAAGATCTGTTAGTTTGGTTAGGTAACTTACAGTTTGCTGGACAACAGCAGGTGATAGCTGAGAGTTTACTTAAAGAAATAAAATTAAGAGTACAATTTTTAGCAGATGTTGGTTTAGAATATCTTAGTTTAGCAAGACAGGCAGATACTTTATCAGGTGGTGAGGCTCAGCGTATTCGTTTGGCTAGTCAAATAGGTGCTGGTTTAGTTGGAGTAATGTATATTTTAGATGAGCCCTCTATAGGGCTTCATCAACGAGATAATCAACGTTTGCTTGATGCTTTACATAATCTTAAAAATATAGGCAATACTGTTATAGTTGTAGAGCATGATGAAGACGCTATACGCCAGGCAGATTATATAATCGATATGGGTCCTATGGCTGGGGTTCATGGAGGTCAAGTTGTTGCTACAGGTGATTATAGCACTATCATAAAGAGCCAAAACTCACTGACTGCTGATTACCTAAGTGGTCGTAAAAAAATAGCAGTACCAGAAATTAGAGTTAAAACTGATAAAAACAGATTCTTAGAAATAACGGGAGCTACTGGTAATAATCTTCAAGGTGATGATTTAAAAATTCCCATGGGGGTGCTTACTTGCGTTACAGGAGTTTCAGGATCAGGTAAATCCACTCTTATAAATAGAACACTTTATCCATTAGCATCACGATTGTTAAATAGAAGTACATTAGTTCCTATGCAATATAAATCTCATAAGGGTTTTAATCATTTAGATAAAGTTATTGATATTGATCAGTCACCAATTGGTAGGACTCCACGCTCAAACCCAGCCACTTACACCGGAGTATTTACACCAATCCGTGAGTTATTTGCAGCAACCTCAGAGGCTAGATCAAGAGGTTATACTGCTGGTAGATTTAGTTTTAATGTTCGTGGTGGAAGGTGTGAAGCCTGCCAAGGTGATGGTGTAATAAAAGTAGAAATGCACTTTTTGGCAGATGTATACGTTGCTTGCGATGTTTGTGAAGGTAAGCGCTATAACCGAGAAACATTAGCGGTCCAATATAAAGGAAAAAACATTTACGAAGTTTTAGAAATGACTGTCGAAGAAGCGCTTGAATTTTATGAAGCTGTCCCCACTATTAAAACTAAGCTAGAAGCTTTGATGAGTGTGGGACTGTCTTATATTAAGCTAGGACAAAGTGCTACAACATTATCAGGTGGAGAGGCTCAGCGTGTAAAACTAGCTAAAGAGCTATCTAAAAGATCTACTGGTAAGACTTTATACATATTAGATGAGCCAACAACAGGGTTACATTTTTATGATATTCATCAGTTACTAAAGGTTATCATGGATTTACGTGATAAAGGAAATACTATAGTTGTTATTGAGCATAACCTAGATGTGATAAAAACAGCTGATTGGATAATAGATTTAGGTCCAGAAGGTGGTAACAAGGGTGGACAAATAATATTTGAAGGTACACCTGAAGAAATAATTGGGTGTAAAGAATCTTATACAGGTAAATATTTAAAAGAGCTACTATAA
- the ftsH gene encoding ATP-dependent zinc metalloprotease FtsH has protein sequence MAQNNDNKSNMLKNIIFWVLIIGGMLLLFNGINDTNNSSRNIDYSTFVSKLKDNQISSVDVDGRTISGKTSSGESFVTYAPLLDSSLVGKLETSKAVVKAKAPEKPNLLLAFLLNWLPMLLIFGFFIYMMTKAGGGGKGGPFSYGRSRAKLLGEDQIKVTLDDVAGVDEAKEDVAEIVDFLREPKKYEKIGGKIPKGVLMVGPPGTGKTLLARAIAGEAKVPFFSISGSDFVEMFVGVGASRVRDMFEQAKKKAPCLVFIDEIDAVGRHRGAGMGGGNDEREQTLNQLLVEMDGFADNEGVIIIAATNRPDVLDKALLRPGRFDRQVTVGLPTVKGREAILKVHMKKINMGDDVRADWIARGTPGFSGAELANLVNEAALFAAKESKEKVTMADFEKAKDKILMGAERRSMAMTEKEKKLTAYHEAGHAIIGRLMPEHDPVYKVSIIPRGRALGVTMYIPDGDKVSQSRLVLQGRLCSIFGGRLAEELIFGYEHVTTGASNDIQVATDIARNYVARWGLSDSMGTILYEVEDDGPFGGSGGRISKISDVTIREVDTEVRKLIDSSYAKAKKLLQENIDILHAMAEALMKYETIDAMQVDDLMARRDVREPGEYGDSYKPRNIQSEAAILESNPAESTKVEPLLKENESEDIK, from the coding sequence ATGGCACAAAATAATGACAATAAAAGTAATATGCTAAAAAATATTATTTTTTGGGTATTAATAATTGGTGGAATGTTATTGTTGTTTAATGGTATTAATGATACGAATAATTCTTCTCGAAATATTGATTATTCAACTTTTGTATCTAAGCTAAAAGATAATCAGATAAGTTCAGTAGATGTCGATGGCAGAACAATTTCAGGGAAAACTAGTTCTGGCGAAAGCTTTGTCACATACGCACCTTTGTTAGATAGTAGTCTAGTCGGTAAGCTAGAAACTAGTAAAGCTGTAGTTAAGGCAAAAGCACCAGAGAAACCTAATTTACTTTTAGCATTTTTGCTTAATTGGTTACCAATGCTTTTAATCTTTGGTTTTTTTATTTATATGATGACTAAAGCTGGTGGCGGTGGTAAAGGAGGTCCTTTTTCTTATGGTAGAAGTAGGGCTAAACTTTTAGGTGAAGATCAGATAAAAGTTACTTTAGATGACGTTGCTGGGGTGGACGAAGCTAAAGAAGATGTGGCAGAAATAGTTGATTTTTTAAGAGAACCTAAAAAGTATGAAAAAATTGGTGGTAAAATACCAAAGGGCGTTTTAATGGTTGGACCTCCAGGTACAGGTAAAACCTTGTTAGCTAGAGCTATCGCTGGTGAAGCTAAAGTGCCGTTTTTTTCTATCTCGGGTTCTGATTTTGTTGAAATGTTTGTAGGCGTTGGTGCTTCACGTGTGCGTGATATGTTTGAGCAAGCTAAGAAAAAAGCACCTTGTTTAGTATTTATTGACGAAATAGATGCTGTAGGTCGCCATCGTGGTGCTGGTATGGGTGGTGGTAACGATGAAAGAGAACAAACTCTGAACCAATTATTAGTTGAGATGGATGGCTTTGCTGATAATGAGGGCGTTATCATAATAGCAGCAACTAATAGACCAGATGTGCTTGATAAAGCATTACTAAGACCAGGTAGGTTTGACAGACAAGTTACTGTAGGTTTACCAACAGTCAAAGGTCGTGAAGCTATATTAAAAGTACATATGAAAAAAATAAATATGGGTGATGATGTACGAGCTGACTGGATTGCTCGCGGTACTCCAGGTTTTTCTGGAGCAGAGTTAGCAAATTTAGTCAACGAAGCTGCATTATTTGCTGCAAAAGAGTCTAAAGAAAAAGTCACAATGGCTGATTTTGAAAAAGCTAAAGATAAGATCCTTATGGGAGCTGAAAGAAGGTCAATGGCAATGACTGAAAAAGAAAAGAAACTTACAGCTTATCATGAAGCTGGACATGCTATCATTGGTAGACTTATGCCTGAGCATGATCCTGTCTATAAGGTTAGTATTATACCACGAGGCCGTGCTCTTGGTGTAACTATGTATATTCCAGATGGTGATAAGGTTAGCCAAAGTAGATTAGTGCTCCAAGGGCGCTTATGTAGTATTTTTGGTGGTAGATTGGCAGAGGAGCTAATATTTGGTTATGAGCACGTTACTACAGGAGCATCTAATGATATTCAAGTAGCAACGGATATAGCACGTAATTACGTTGCTCGTTGGGGCTTATCTGATTCTATGGGTACTATACTCTATGAGGTAGAAGATGATGGCCCATTTGGAGGCTCTGGTGGTAGAATTTCTAAAATTTCTGATGTTACGATACGTGAGGTAGATACTGAAGTACGTAAACTTATAGATTCAAGTTATGCTAAAGCTAAAAAACTGTTACAAGAAAATATAGATATTTTACATGCTATGGCAGAAGCTTTGATGAAGTATGAAACTATAGATGCAATGCAAGTTGATGATCTAATGGCTAGAAGAGATGTCCGTGAGCCTGGAGAGTACGGTGATAGTTATAAGCCAAGGAATATACAAAGCGAAGCAGCTATTTTAGAATCTAATCCTGCAGAGTCTACAAAGGTTGAACCTCTATTAAAGGAAAATGAAAGTGAGGATATAAAATAA
- the deoD gene encoding purine-nucleoside phosphorylase, translated as MLPTPHIEADSKDKFAKTVIMPGDPLRAKYIAENYLEDVIRVNTVRNMLGYTGTYKGQKVSVMGSGMGVPSMGIYSYELFKYYDVDNIIRVGSCGSYTEDYKIYDVVLIEESYGESMFIELVTGEKTNMIKPSTKLNAELVKSAKNLGIELKKVKAHCTDIFYRKNFNDYKDISKKFGCGVVEMETAALFANAKVLGKKAAAIMTVSDCLVTGASTTSAERQDSFTNMMEVALGTLENN; from the coding sequence ATGTTACCAACTCCTCATATAGAAGCAGATAGCAAAGATAAGTTCGCAAAAACAGTAATAATGCCGGGTGATCCTTTAAGAGCGAAATATATTGCGGAAAATTACCTAGAAGATGTTATCAGAGTAAATACTGTTAGAAATATGCTGGGTTACACAGGTACTTACAAAGGACAAAAAGTTAGTGTTATGGGTTCTGGTATGGGCGTTCCTAGTATGGGTATATATTCATACGAGTTATTTAAGTATTATGATGTTGATAATATTATTCGAGTAGGGTCTTGTGGTTCATATACGGAAGATTATAAAATCTACGATGTTGTGCTTATTGAAGAAAGTTATGGTGAGTCAATGTTTATTGAGCTTGTGACAGGTGAAAAAACTAATATGATTAAGCCTAGTACGAAGTTAAATGCAGAGCTTGTTAAGTCAGCTAAAAACTTGGGTATAGAATTAAAAAAAGTAAAAGCGCATTGTACAGATATTTTTTATAGAAAAAATTTCAATGACTATAAAGATATTAGTAAAAAGTTCGGTTGCGGGGTTGTAGAGATGGAAACTGCTGCTCTATTTGCAAACGCAAAAGTATTAGGTAAAAAAGCAGCTGCGATTATGACAGTATCAGATTGTTTAGTAACAGGTGCATCTACTACTTCAGCAGAAAGGCAGGATTCTTTCACTAATATGATGGAAGTTGCTTTAGGTACTCTAGAAAATAACTAA
- a CDS encoding IS256 family transposase, giving the protein MSKNKKSEDIYTAIADQIIDSGVDINQMFEKDGLLKQLTKRLLEKALDAEMNSHLGYSKHQRTNSSNARNGYSNKTLATDTGNLEISVPRDRDSDFEPQIVPKRVTKINGLDQKIISLYAKGMSTTDIQQQLFELYDTKISTSFISDVTEAIIDDVKAWQNRPLESVYPIVFFDCIVVKVREDKHIINKAVYVALGISLTGHKDVLGLWISQNEGAKYWLSVFTELKNRGLQDIFIACTDNLKGMSDAIQAIYPETKHQLCIVHQIRNSLKYVPYKDKKEVARELKKIYDADTIAIAQSELDNFANKYDTKYPLISKSWINNWDNLTVFLQYPPKIRKVIYTTNAIESLNSQFRKVIKNKKLFPKDDSVFKSLYLAIDYLTKKWSMPVKYWNEAMPYFAIEFEHRIQRFM; this is encoded by the coding sequence ATGTCTAAGAATAAGAAGTCAGAAGATATTTACACAGCTATTGCAGATCAAATAATAGATTCAGGTGTTGATATTAATCAAATGTTTGAGAAAGATGGTTTGCTAAAGCAACTAACAAAACGATTATTAGAAAAAGCACTAGATGCAGAAATGAATAGTCATCTTGGTTATTCAAAACACCAAAGGACTAATTCATCAAATGCTAGGAATGGCTATAGTAACAAGACATTAGCTACAGACACAGGTAATTTGGAAATATCAGTTCCACGAGATAGAGATAGTGACTTTGAACCTCAAATAGTTCCCAAAAGAGTCACCAAGATAAACGGCTTAGACCAAAAAATTATATCTTTGTATGCTAAAGGTATGAGTACTACAGATATCCAACAACAGTTATTTGAGTTATATGATACAAAGATAAGTACAAGCTTTATAAGTGATGTTACAGAAGCTATTATTGATGATGTTAAAGCATGGCAAAATAGACCTTTAGAGTCAGTTTATCCAATAGTGTTTTTTGACTGTATAGTCGTTAAAGTTAGAGAAGACAAGCATATTATTAATAAAGCTGTGTATGTGGCTCTTGGCATATCGTTAACTGGTCATAAGGATGTATTAGGTCTTTGGATCAGTCAAAATGAAGGTGCTAAATATTGGCTTAGTGTTTTTACTGAATTAAAGAATAGAGGCTTACAGGATATATTTATAGCATGTACTGATAATTTAAAAGGCATGTCTGATGCTATACAAGCTATATACCCTGAGACAAAGCATCAGCTTTGTATCGTTCATCAAATTCGTAATAGTCTTAAGTATGTGCCATATAAAGACAAGAAAGAGGTAGCTAGAGAGTTAAAGAAAATATATGATGCTGATACCATTGCAATAGCTCAATCTGAGCTTGATAACTTTGCAAATAAATATGATACTAAATATCCTTTAATTTCAAAGTCATGGATAAATAATTGGGATAATTTAACTGTATTCTTGCAATATCCTCCAAAAATTCGTAAAGTTATTTACACTACTAATGCGATTGAATCGCTTAATAGCCAGTTTAGGAAAGTCATTAAGAATAAAAAGCTATTTCCTAAAGATGACTCTGTTTTCAAATCTTTGTACTTGGCTATAGATTATTTGACTAAAAAATGGTCTATGCCTGTTAAATATTGGAATGAGGCTATGCCTTATTTCGCTATCGAGTTTGAGCATAGAATTCAGAGATTCATGTAA